Below is a genomic region from Lineus longissimus chromosome 16, tnLinLong1.2, whole genome shotgun sequence.
TATAGTGGCGGCAGAACCAACTAGCATTTATGATTTAAGTACAATATGCATGCCTACATGTCCTCATGGGCTTTTTGTGCGATAGTGAGTGATTTATAGGCCtaaaattatcatttttataATTTGGCGGGAAATAGGCACAAATCGTGCCGTCACGGTCAAAACTTTCGACGCTACTGTCGAGGAAATCGGGTTCTCTCGTCTCAGTTCTTTTTGGACAGGCCTTCTCGTTGGGCGCCAGATGTAAAGGTCGCTTATTTCCTCATTTTGCTCGGCGTTTGATCGAAAGATGACTCGTGGTTACAACATAAATACCAACTTTTATTCTCAAAATCTGAACTTCGTTTGGAAACTCCAAGGGCGTCACCGGAAGAGAGCACTGCGCAGCTGCTTTGCGCAGTGCTGAATGTTAAAGGGGCAGTGGCCCAATATGTGCCCGccacattttagacaacaactcgctaatcaagcacacaaatgtcatgaaacgatcaggaaatttggaaaatgtcctgcttatttcgtttatgaccattaaacctggtggacgctgtttagtataaCTACTTTTTTAGTGTTCTAACTTCCTTGTTCTATTCTAGGCTACTTCTAGGTCATGAATCTTTTCGTCATTTGTAGGAaattacaaaacatttttacaCTATAACCTACCACAAAAGATGCTACAAATCACAAATATGAACAGTAGTTGCTTCATAATTTTCTCCTGGAAAGATTATTATCGACGAAATCGGTAAAAAATAACACAAAGGCACAACCCCCAAAAAGTTGCGAAACTGGAACAAAAGTTTTGCGACTTCAGCCGGTTTCTGGCACCTACTCAAGACCCATAAGAAGGTTTTAAAATAAATTGAATCCAATTTATAAATACGTtgatgaatataattattttgataaattaagGACCTTTTCGAGGAAAAGAACAGCACAATAGGTTATTACGACATGTGAAAGCGCCATCTAGTTATTGTTTACATTTAGcgtgctcctagctctgttcatatattgccaattgggccggacattcacgaaaacccccaaatattttacatttcttcctgaataattcttacagtgaccattctcccatgaaagacagttgcttacgctacacaaaaatcaaaaaaattcgagggtcaaccattgaacttttgagatatgttgaattttgcacaaatcagcgaaaaacgcactaACTGGCacttgacggcatttcaacacggggccgacgcacatcccactttcagtgtacacatacgccGGAATCAAACAATAgcaaatgcgtagtttcttgttagccgcctgttgagtagcgctctaggtttcagaaactcaaaaaaggatgtctttgccaaaacaactgctaaatcaacactgacatactgtaactTAGTgttgcccaattggcaatattgccatttgccattttgagatggtgaacagagctaggagcaaatgcgacgcttatgatttatttaaagaaataaaatgcccgattttacatcctgcagaatcaggggaatcgggcgtttccagtgatatacgacacaaatgggttgtcctcatgcattcactttggaaacgcattttaaaatcgatgttacgtcctgttaatggggcacgtcatcatcgcgtaaatttgggaaaaactccctaatgagaccttactTCGCCTGGTATTAAATTCAGTTTTCAGAAACCTGAGAAATATCACTGGTGAATTATTATGATTTCAGAGGATGCCGAACACTCTTCAGAACCTGAAGTTTATAATGGTATTTATTTCAAACACACTAAATGATAAATAGAGACTACCATTATGAATTAAATTTGACAGTAAACAGTATTTTGCCCCTGTAAACAGTATTTTGTGTGCATTTCGAAATCCGGATTGCCACAAGATGTGTCTATTGTCGGACAGCTGAAACATTCCGACCAATTGCTTGACTCCCGCCCTTTTCATTAGGGATGACATGAATCATTGAATGATGAGGTAGCAATGCCAATGAATCTTAGCCAATACGACactttaaaggggaactatcAATTgaataggcaggagcagaggggataatttggccatctttagGTGACTAGGCCTATGGGGGGATGCTCCttgagggccctgggtcatgtcagaatTCCCTTatgcactaaatatattccttgtaccaGCATGAATCATTCGggcgtactgtgagatgtgggagacccctattggtgactttgtgtaacttaatcttgcCTGCCTATCTcggcctatattgtccctttaaaaaactTTGGTCTttactataggcctacttgaaAATATACGAAGGAAGCAGCCGTCAAGACCGGATTTGTCAAAGAGACTACCGTCGAACCACTAGTACAGTGTCACCAGCCATATACCTGGATTGGGAACCGCTGCGCGCTTCGAGAAGGAAATGTTGCTATGTGTTTATTTATGAGAAAATAGAAATTAATATCTGTTTTCCAGACACTGAAACGACAAAGAGTGAGAGGATATCTCTGCACATGATAGCGAGGCGGCATCTGAAGAAAGAAATCACGTCCAGCTACTCGCAGGAGGAGATGTGAGTAGCCATTGTACTTACATTGTTGTATCTCTCGTAGTCCTACAGATCCATATTTGTCAGGGGGAATAATCGCATCCCTCCTCTCATGTTGaaaccaatagcattccgcgaagatgacgtcactgcagctgctgccctctatttccccatcgctgaattacaggcaatgtcggacaaacatgcggtttcgtaatggattcaggctttctaactagggcagttagattcaatctggcacatgtccgagtgttggaaatactacataattgttctgaatatttctctctctgactctatggtatcattcatgctaaaaacaatgcagggtcaaagataattgactttgaaataagctcaaatgcgtagaaataagtgtcgatgtccgactgtcacgtgactaaaacgtcatcaatatcttatgcaaatgaccttgtgagctataaatagtaacttcgcgggatgctatatCAAAAATAGTGCTTCTACCTGGATTTGAAGACAGTACTTTTTGAGGGACAGGGAGCAGTTTCGGTCAAAAAGAGCATAAAATAGTGCGCAACGCTGTTTGAATCGAAAGAAAGACTCGTTGGGAATTCAACATCTGCTGTTAACTGTACTTGGGCTGGTACCCGCACAGTAAACACTCTAAACAGAGCAGTCTCATGGCTCATGCAGACACACTGCCCATTTAAGAATGAGTTTGTTCcatctatagatccatgcacttgattgggaccaacgtttacgaagacgtcgcgtctcgtcacgttacagtaatgtaaaatgcatggtgacgtgacgacggccaacactacgtcatgtaaacgttgttcccaatctagtgcatgaatctatagttgTGGAGTTATTTTAAAACAGAGGTGGTCCAGGCAGACAGACATTCCAAAATAAATCTATCTGTGAGGACAAGATTGGTGTCGAACTAAagggcatcttgaccaccaaggttttgcatcttatcaagattggAGCTTGAGATTTACAACTGCCACCACTGCCATGGCAGTCAGTGGCCTCCCCGCCAAAATGGCCTTCGTGCCCTCGAGATCTTCTCTCGTACTTTCCAGTACCCAAGGCCAAAATGGGTACCCTAATAATTCTTAATTTCAAAGCCTGAACTTAAGATTTAAAGATATACCCAGGTTACAGTTAGAGGGGGTACATTATAgtccatgaggttcaggatgtccGTTAAAGAAGGAGGCTACAAACTGCATctttccatttctttctttttccttcCAGTTTGGATGAGTTGAACAAGATCACACATCTGCGCCTCGACCGTGAAAGCATCCAGAATATTGACCATCTTGAGCTGTTAGGAGGCTCAGTCACGAACGTGTATCTGCAACATGTAAGTTCTTGATTCAAAGCAATTCATCGGCTTAATTTTGGTACAGGAGCCTcttagcctagtggttaacatcactggctaccacgcaaaagggcGGATTCGATCCTTGGGGAATCCCAGGATTGTATTCATGGATGACCGTTCAGCTAAAAGTTAGCTCCACTGTTATTTATTGGTATCGATTTTCAGCACGTGGCTGCGCTGGCCGAAAAATAGCTGCCACAGCAAAAGGGTTCAAGAGGTGCCAGGGGTAGGTACCTCCGGTCTCTGACCAGCGGACATTTTCCCCTGGTTGGATGCCTACTAGCAAACTGTCGGCGTGTGACTCTTGTCACTCTAGGGAGGTGTGATCCTTTGCCTTACATTCCTTACCTAGCTCTACCCAGGTCTGCAGTGGCTACCAATTGGTTACGCTTAGGTGCCTGGTGTCTATGCTGATTTTCTGCccttgattttcaaaatttatttttcagaatCGAATTGAAGTGATAGAAAATCTGGAGTACCTTTCCAACGTCAGCTTCCTCACTTTGTCAAATAACAGGATTGAACGAATTGAAAATCTCCTTCCTCTGAGAAAACTCAAGTTTCTTGACTTGTCTGAGAATCTTATCAATAGCTTTGATATAGGTACGTCATCAAATACAATGATTTCTTACTTATTAAATGCGATTTCGCACACCAATGATTCAGCCTACTTCTttcattttctcgggcggtgaaattgaaccgtctcatttcctattcattAGTCTGCCACAGACCAGTTAGATAGAtaaggcctgctgaacatgtggacaatagggcctgcaatagggttccattcagtaactcactctcttctgtttatgagtacagcacagatcagtaagctagactcagcctgatgaacatgtggacaatagggcctgcaatagggttccattcagaaactcgctcttctgtttatgagtacagcacagatcagtaagctagactcagcctgctgaacatgtggacaatagggccagcaatagggttccattcagaaactcactctcttctgtttatgagtacagcacagatcagtaagctagactcggcctgatgaacatgtggacaatagggttccattcagtaacttgcgtatgacttgacGATGCTCTGATACCGACTGAGGCCTGGTATGGGCATTATATTTGTCTTAGGAAATtcactttaaagggacaactaaGGCCAGTTCCCTGGCCTGAGGATGTCATGGAAAATCAGACGTCCTGGTGTTGAGGCTCTCATAACTGATCCCCAGCAGCCGGGAGTGGAACCAGTCTGTATGCACTAACCCAACACATTCACTGTATCACTGTGTATGAAGGACTGCTCCACCTTCACTGCAGTTACAATCCTGATGGAACCAGTCTGTATGCACTAACCCAACACATTCACTGTATCACTGTATGAAGGACTGCTCCACCTTCACTGCAGTTGCAGTCCTGATGGAACCAGTCTGTATGCACTAACCCAACACATTCACTGTATCACTGTGTATGAAGGACTGCTCCACCTTCACTGCAGTTACAATCCTGACTTATTCGATGTGTTTTTCAGATGAAATCCCCCAAACTGTCATCATTTTGAACCTGGGTGGTAATCCATGTACGAATAAAGCGGACTATCGGTGAGTAGGAGAACAGCGACCTCAGTCGGTGGGTTTTATATCGGAGCTTTCCTTATTAGGCTGGTTGCCTGCCAAGGCCAAGGAGACCAGTCACCCCATCAACtgcctttgatgttttcacctctcaaaccccccccccctagctAGGACAGAGACTGCATGTGAGTAGATTGAGGACATTGGTGGACATGTTTATGTCAGAGCTTTTCCTGCTCTTTGACTGGTCTCCTGCCAAGGAGACCAGTCTCCGCCAACGCGGACCTTTGTTGTTATCATCTTCCAACGCCCTGCCCTGCTATGAAAGTATTTGCATTCCCTTTATTTTTACATTTACTTTGATATCCCCGGCTTCTGGCAATCCCTAGCAAACAGACACATCTGAACACATTGGTTCTCCATGCCTGTCTGATTTATTTAGATAGGTAAACACAGACCAATCGGGGTTTCCacgagaaaaaatattttgggtaCGGACTAAAAGTGACTGGCGAAGCCTGTCACCAGACGCCAGAGACCAAGGGGTTGTGACTGGCTTTGAGTCGGGTACATGCACTTGATAATATCTGGACGGCTTCATGTGACTCACTGACTTGAATCAGTCTCTCTGACCGCAGCTGCATTTATTCTGTAGTCCTGTAACATGTATATTCAACACTAAATTCACCAAAAAAATTTCGAACTGATTTTTTTTGGTACTTATCTTTACCCTAGGATTTATTTTGGATATGTAACTTTGCCCATTTTAccctctggcagaaaccctgccAATCAGCCACAGCTAATTATATATTAGATAACATTAAACTAACAACTCTTACACTGAAATGGAACACAATTAAATCCACTGAAATATAACACACAATAAATCCTAAATATGGCATAAAAGTCACTCAATTTCCACATTTACAGATACTTAACGAAAATGTAAGGCCGTGAAAAtcgaatattttgaaaattgaattacTGTTACATGGTTGTCTGAGGTACAAAAAAgctgcaatttcacaaaaccgcaAAAAAATGTCTGCGAGTATTTCCTCGTTTACAGTTCTTCATTTTTCACCTGTCTTCCAGAGGTCGTATAATTCAAGATTTACCCAAACTGCAGCAGCTGGATGGCGAAGATGTGACGAAGGTGGAAAAAATGGAGGCTGGGTTTGTCGTGTCTGATTCGGAGGAAGATGAGGAGGAGAGCGGGTCATCGGAGGAGGAAGAAGGAGAAACTCGGACACAGAGTGAGGGCAGGTTTACTTGATTTGAACCGAGTAATTCCAAAAGAGAAGTTTTACAAAAACCTCCTCTTAGAGCAGGGAAAGTCGTACAGAGACAAACATTTCCGTCATCGACATAGTAgctatagtcgtacttccacctatcaaatccccgtgtcttttgcgcttagctaggtggaatctgaatagacacggcaattgcaatttctaagatccggcgacagatggcgcggtgtagttgcctcggtattcccgcgaaattcccctccaacgggaaagaaacacaggagagctccctacctacagcgcacctgtcgccggggctattaaccattatctaacaccactgataggtgtaagtgcgccgcgggttttttgacacacggtgaagacacgggtcttgaaaaaacacggggttttatgataggtggaactacgacttatgaTAGTGATaaagaagtttgaaaaaaactgaTGTTGGCTGAGGGAAAGTTACAGCTCAAGATCCCCTTCCTCCTGGCTCTACACTTTAAAGTGTTTCAGCAACTTTTAACAAATTTGCATGTGTGATTAATgtactacagcattgtgtataacttcTATTTTCCCCAGccaacggtgtacccctttaacaccTTGGTGCCCGAGATGTTTTGGATGTTACATTTTGAAGTCGTTTGGCTCCGAAACTGAGCaacatcttttgaaaaaaaggtCACTTTTGTTTGCGGAATTTTATTCTCTTCAAAAAGGCACTTGTTGCAATCCATTACGACCTCCCAGTCCAAAGCTAAACTCTGTACCGGTCTACATTTTTTGAAGGCTTCTAGATTCTAAAGGGacttagcttttgaaaaaaaatgtcactttttgTCTGCAGAATTTGattctcttcaaaatggcacttgTCACAATGTGatacaggagcctcatagcctagtggtttacactgctggccaccacgcaatagggcccgggtgcgatcccggggagaacccagagcctagtggtttacactgctggccaccacgcaatagggcccgggtgcgatcccggggagaacccagagcctagtggtttacactgctggccaccacgcaatagggcccgggtgcgatcccggggagaacccagagcctagtggtttacactgctggccaccacgcaatagggcccgggttcgatcccggggagaacccagagcctagtggtttacactgccggccaccacgcaatagggcccgggttcgatcccg
It encodes:
- the LOC135500273 gene encoding leucine-rich repeat-containing protein 46-like, with translation MISEDAEHSSEPEVYNDTETTKSERISLHMIARRHLKKEITSSYSQEEILDELNKITHLRLDRESIQNIDHLELLGGSVTNVYLQHNRIEVIENLEYLSNVSFLTLSNNRIERIENLLPLRKLKFLDLSENLINSFDIDEIPQTVIILNLGGNPCTNKADYRGRIIQDLPKLQQLDGEDVTKVEKMEAGFVVSDSEEDEEESGSSEEEEGETRTQNFFSTTMDGLMKRSQKRIQAAIKEHSRKDRILTDLREDLPPDTARSLQGIRDSRLGLAK